One window from the genome of Hydra vulgaris chromosome 02, alternate assembly HydraT2T_AEP encodes:
- the LOC136076019 gene encoding 52 kDa repressor of the inhibitor of the protein kinase-like, with product MVSERCPDKKNKNLRNVCRTRWLERIDGLDTFQELYVPIVYFLEAISNDRNKFRAYSQTATSLFKLITTFEFIVSLVVTRAVFDETHVVTKMLQSSSLDIQTFIAEQIGVDKCRRRAVGRQIHRDNHPADNTSEYFKRVLTIPVVDHLDLALSDRFCNDNITLFHGLSIIPDKIISLLNGPSVKNNWRESFKIFSDFFSEDLPNPLALEAECGLWEIYWTTTNYPIPNNVSDTLKSISCIKTFANIFVCLQLLATSHVTTCSCERSISNLRRLKTWSRSTMSGDRLNGLALMYTHRDSSRYSRSYYIKFSAKKW from the exons ATGGTTTCAGAACGCTGtcctgataaaaaaaacaaaaatctaagaAATGTTTGTCGAACTAGGTGGCTTGAAAGAATAGATGGATTAGACACATTTCAGGAGTTGTATGTTCCAATAGTTTATTTCCTTGAAGCCATAAGCAATGACAGAAATAAGTTTAGGGCATACTCCCAAACAGCtacatctttatttaaattgattaccACCTttgaatttattgtttctttggTTGTGACTAGAGCTGTTTTTGATGAAACACATGTAGTTACTAAAATGTTACAATCTAGCAGTTTAGATATTCAAACCT TTATTGCTGAACAAATTGGGGTTGATAAATGTCGAAGAAGAGCTGTTGGGAGGCAAATCCACCGCGATAATCATCCAGCAGATAATACATCAGAATATTTTAAACGCGTTTTAACCATCCCTGTAGTTGATCACTTAGATTTAGCTCTTTCTGATAGGTTTTGCAATGACAATATAACTTTGTTTCATGGCTTGAGTATTATCcctgataaaataatttctttgctAAATGGTCCAtcagtaaaaaataattggagGGAGagctttaagattttttcagattttttttctgaagatTTGCCAAATCCATTAGCTTTAGAAGCAGAGTGTGGTCTTTGGGAGATATATTGGACTACCACTAATTATCCCATTCCAAACAATGTGTCTGATACTCTAAAGTCAATTTCATGTATTAAAACTTttgccaatatttttgtttgtttgcagtTATTAGCAACTTCACATGTGACAACATGTTCTTGTGAAAGATCTATTTCAAATCTTCGCAGATTGAAAACCTGGTCAAGATCAACTATGTCTGGAGATCGTTTGAATGGTTTAGCATTGATGTATACACATAGAGACAGTTCCAGATACTCAagaagttattatataaaatttagtgCAAAGAAATGGTAA
- the LOC136076893 gene encoding uncharacterized protein LOC136076893 has translation MSNIFDNVRIALERSDIVTLEEINKKLSLEVDSLCFLTQENLHLLINQVHLKRNICANAYLSKNAKSNKLVPILSSSSGNCLYCSVSLVIVGNNLLVDILRVLTSMELFINADFYSKDPIFNDIINSGKYNFFSYDIILKMTLSKIVVDQDITKNKQCVRSEAINNCFENQWSSFMCILGLSSVVNSHIFCHYPEFGLDRFFFSFNRLIKPRVNKLKPIRNKVINIMFCRIGMLPSGFAFTPNHFVPLDVYDFKESRKRNFISFMMPAKLIKFDETPTKEKKQLFLNFLSSKGATKLSTTSELDLSAKDSFSGDTIKCLIVPNVESSIDFVNKSFDEFDVANFQEQRRELQCNKMLFCQKILHLVKNAFIPDNSFNFPQGKNNRKFSMKWLETFSWLCYSKKLNGGFC, from the exons AtgtctaatatttttgataatgtacGAATTGCTTTAGAAAGAAGCGATATAGTAACTCTTGAGGAGATTAACAAGAAGTTGTCCCTTGAAGTTGATTCTCTATGTTTTTTAACTCAAGAAAACTTGCATTTATTAATTAATCAAGTTCATCTAAAGCGAAATATCTGCGCAAATGCATACTTAAGCAAAAATGCAAAATCGAATAAACTTGTACCTATTCT atCATCTTCATCTGGTAACTGTCTCTACTGCTCAGTATCATTAGTTATTGTaggaaataatttattagttgATATTTTAAGGGTTCTGACCTCAATGGAATTGTTTATTAATGctgatttttattcaaaagatccaatatttaatgatataattaacagtggtaaatataattttttttcttatgataTCATTTTAAAGATGACGTTGTCTAAAATTGTTGTTGATCAAGATAtcactaaaaataaacaatgtgtTCGGTCCGAAGCAATTAATAACTGCTTTGAAAATCAATGGTCATCTTTTATGTGTATCTTAGGCCTTTCATCTGTTGTCAATTCACacattttttgtcattatcCTGAATTTGGACTTGAtcggttttttttttcatttaacagaTTAATAAAACCAAGGGTTAACAAGTTAAAGCCAATAAgaaacaaagtaataaatataatgttcTGTCGGATAGGTATGTTACCATCAGGGTTTGCTTTTACACCCAATCATTTTGTACCGCTTgatgtttatgattttaaagagtcacgtaaaagaaattttatttcttttatgatgCCAgccaaattaataaaatttgatgaaactccaacaaaggaaaaaaagcaactgtttttgaattttttatcttCTAAAGGAGCTACTAAACTTTCAACAACATCTGAATTAGATTTGTCTGCCAAAGATAGTTTCAGTGGTGATACCATTAAATGTTTGATTGTACCTAATGTTGAAAGCTCAATTGACTTTGTTAATAAATCTTTTGACGAGTTTGATGTTGCAAATTTTCAAGAACAACGAAGAGAGTTACAATGTAACAAAATGctgttttgtcaaaaaattcttCATTTAGTAAAGAATGCGTTTATCCCTGATAATTCTTTCAATTTTCCACAAGGCAAAAACAATAGAAAGTTTTCAATGAAATGGCTAGAGACATTTTCTTGGCTttgttattctaaaaaattaaatggtgGATTTTGCTAA